From Chaetodon trifascialis isolate fChaTrf1 chromosome 1, fChaTrf1.hap1, whole genome shotgun sequence, one genomic window encodes:
- the supv3l1 gene encoding ATP-dependent RNA helicase SUPV3L1, mitochondrial: MSVNRCMYLFSRLQSHISTRTARVTAGSCHVSSGSAFSHKQHQTGSVVCTRSVSSNSSSQKPLDTSLFVPVSLKTDSPVDGTVGAELTQPLDKSEVLKIMNRFYKRKEMQKLAADQGLDARLFHQAFISFRKFVLEMTSLPAELHIILNDICCGAGHIDDIYPYFMRHAKQIFPMLDCMDDLRKISDLRLPANWYPEARAIQRKVIFHAGPTNSGKTYHAIQRYLAAKSGVYCGPLKLLAHEIFEKSNTAGVTCDLVTGDERTFMDPEGRAAGHVACTIEMCSVTTPYEVAVIDEIQMIRDPSRGWAWTRALLGLCAEEIHVCGEPAAIDFIRELMYTTGEEVEVHTYQRLTPFTVLDEAVDSLSNLRPGDCIVCFSKNDIYSISRQIEARGLQCAVIYGSLPPGTKMSEAKKFNDPDDPCKILVATDAIGMGLNLSIKRIIFNSLVKPNVNEKGEKQMETISTSQALQIAGRAGRFSSKFKEGEVTTMHKDDLPVLKEILSQSVDPIETAGLHPTAEQIEMFAYHLPDATLSNLLDIFVSLSRVDGMYFVCNIDDFKFLADMIQHIPLNLRSRYVFCTSPINKKQPFVCTSFLKFARQFSRDEPLTFDWVCRHVSWPLDPPKNIKDLVHLEAVNDVLDLYLWLSYRFMDMFPDTALVRQIQKELDDIIQQGVRNITRLIRATDPAITDPLQTQGSGRGNTGNASSRGQRGQRGSAEVSSLASRLVRDGLLTPDLLRQLQREWSKVQKQSTNLSRDDMEHHSNNSKGKRKKK; encoded by the exons ATGTCAGTCAACCGGTGTATGTATCTGTTTTCTCGGCTTCAAAGCCACATTAGCACCCGGACTGCCCGCGTCACCGCTGGCAGTTGTCATGTGTCTTCTGGGTCTGCTTTTTCACATAAACAACACCAGACTGGTTCTGTGGTTTGCACCAGAAGTGTTTCATCGAACAGCTCTTCTCAAAAACCCCTGGACACCTCTCTGTTTGTCCCCGTCTCTCTGAAGACCGACTCCCCTGTAGATGGGACTGTGGGAGCAGAGCTGACACAGCCGCTCGACAAAA GTGAAGTGCTGAAAATTATGAACCGTTTTTATAAGAGGAAAGAGATGCAGAAGCTGGCAGCAGACCAGGGCCTGGATG CTCGTCTATTCCACCAGGCCTTCATCAGCTTTAGGAAATTTGTCCTGGAAATGACATCACTCCCCGCTGAGCTGCACATCATTCTTAACGACATCTGCTGTGGAGCAG GCCATATAGATGACATCTACCCGTACTTCATGCGTCATGCTAAGCAAATCTTTCCTATGCTGGACTGTATGGATGACCTGAGAAAGATCTCTGACCTCAGACTCCCTGCTAACTG gtATCCTGAGGCTCGTGCTATCCAGAGAAAGGTGATTTTCCATGCTGGTCCCACTAACAGTGGTAAAACCTACCATGCCATCCAGCGCTACCTGGCTGCTAAGAGTGGAGTCTACTGTGGCCCCCTGAAACTACTGGCCCATGAGATCTTTGAGAAGAGCAACACCGCT GGTGTGACATGTGACTTGGTTACTGGAGATGAGAGGACCTTCATGGACCCAGAGGGTCGAGCAGCTGGTCATGTGGCCTGCACCATTGAGATGTGCAGTGTCACCACGCCTT ATGAGGTGGCTGTAATTGATGAAATTCAAATGATCAGGGATCCCTCCAGAGGCTGGGCCTGGACCAGAGCACTGCTGG GTCTCTGTGCAGAAGAGATCCATGTGTGCGGGGAACCTGCAGCCATAGACTTTATCAGAGAGCTGATGTACACCActggagaggaggtggag GTCCACACCTACCAGCGTTTAACTCCATTTACAGTCTTGGATGAAGCTGTGGATTCATTAAGCAACTTGAGACCAGGAGACTGTATCGTCTGCTTCAGTAAAAATGACATCTACTCCATAAGCAGACAGATTGAGGCCAGAGGACTACAATGTGCTGTGATTTATGGGAGCTTACCTCCAG GCACCAAAATGTCAGAGGCCAAGAAGTTCAATGACCCTGATGACCCCTGCAAGATACTGGTTGCTACAGATGCTATTGGAATGGGCCTAAACCT GAGTATAAAACGTATCATCTTCAACAGTCTGGTAAAGCCTAATGTTAATGAGAAAGGGGAGAAACAGATGGAGACCATCAGCACATCACAGGCTCTGCAGATCGCTGGCAGGGCAGGGAG GTTCTCCTCCAAGTTTAAAGAGGGAGAAGTTACCACCATGCACAAAGATGACCTGCCAGTTCTGAAGGAGATCCTCAGCCAATCTGTGGACCCCATTGAG ACGGCAGGCCTCCATCCTACAGCAGAGCAGATAGAGATGTTTGCCTATCATCTACCTGATGCTACACTGTCGAACCTTCTT gacatATTTGTCAGCCTCTCTCGGGTGGACGGTATGTATTTTGTCTGCAACATCGATGACTTCAAGTTTCTGGCTGATATGATTCAGCATATCCCGCTCAACTTGAGGTCGCGCTACGTCTTCTGTACTTCTCCCATCAACAAGAAGCAACCTTTTGTTTGCACCTCCTTCCTAAAG TTTGCCCGTCAGTTCAGTCGAGACGAGCCCCTGACATTTGACTGGGTCTGTCGCCATGTCAGCTGGCCCCTGGATCCACCCAAAAACATCAAAGACCTGGTGCACTTGGAAGCTGTTAATGATGTGTTGGATCTTTATCTCTGGTTAAG ctacCGATTCATGGACATGTTTCCAGACACGGCCTTGGTTCGACAAATCCAGAAGGAACTCGATGACATCATCCAACAGGGCGTCCGAAATATCACCCGTCTCATCAGAGCCACCGACCCAGCCATCACTGACCCCCTGCAGACACAGGGCAGCGGGCGCGGTAATACTGGAAATGCCagcagcagaggtcaaaggGGACAAAGAGGCTCAGCGGAGGTCAGCTCTCTGGCCAGTCGCCTGGTGAGAGACGGGCTGCTGACTCCTGATTTGCTCCggcagctgcagagggagtgGTCTAAAGTTCAAAAGCAATCCACCAATTTGAGCAGAGACGATATGGAACATCACAGCAATAACAgcaaagggaaaaggaaaaagaagtaA
- the vps26a gene encoding vacuolar protein sorting-associated protein 26A: MSFLGGLFGPVCEIDVLLNDAENRKTAELKTEDGKVEKHYLFYDGESVSGKVNLNVKQGGKRLEHQGIRIEFVGQIELFSDKSNTHEFVDLVKELALPGELTQNRSYDFEFMQVEKPYESYTGANVRLRYFLRVTIVRRLSDLVKEYELIVHQLATYPDVNNSIKMEVGIEDCLHIEFEYNKSKYHLKDVIVGKIYFLLVRIKIQHMELQLIKKEMTGIGPSTTTETETVAKYEIMDGAPVKGESIPIRLFLAGYDLTPTMRDVNKKFSVRYFLNLVLVDEEDRRYFKQQEIVLWRKAPEKLRKRNFHQRYESPEPRTQPVSAEQPEM, translated from the exons ATG AGTTTCCTAGGAGGTTTGTTTGGGCCGGTATGTGAGATAGACGTACTGCTGAACGATGCAGAGAACAGAAAGACAGCCGAGTTGAAGACGGAAGACGGGAAGGTGGAGAAACACTACCTGTTCTACGACGGAGAGTCCGTGTCTGGCAAG GTGAATCTAAATGTGAAGCAAGGAGGAAAGCGACTGGAGCATCAGGGCATCCGCATCGAGTTTGTTGGACAGATAG AGCTGTTCTCTGATAAGAGTAACACCCATGAGTTTGTGGACTTGGTGAAAGAGTTGGCTCTGCCTGGAGAACTCACCCAGAACAGGAGCTACGACTTTGAGTTCATGCAGGTGGAGAAGCCCTATGAGTCCTATACTGGAGCCAATGTCAGGCTAAG GTATTTCCTCAGGGTGACAATAGTTCGTCGTCTGTCTGATTTAGTGAAGGAATACGAGCTGATTGTCCACCAATTAGCCACCTACCCAGACGTCAACAACTCGATCAAGATGGAGGTCGGCATTGAAGACTGTTTGCACATTGAGTTTGAATACAATAAATCCAA ATATCACCTGAAGGACGTGATTGTTGGGAAGATCTACTTCCTGCTGGTCAGGATCAAGATCCAACACATGGAGCTGCAGCTCATCAAGAAGGAGATGACAGGCATAG GTCCCAGTaccaccacagagacagagacggttGCAAAATATGAGATCATGGATGGAGCTCCAGTTAAGGGAGAATCAATTCCCATCAGACTGTTCTTGGCAG GATATGACTTGACACCCACCATGAGAGATGTCAACAAGAAGTTTTCTGTACGCTACTTCCTTAATCTGGTGCTGGTGGATGAAGAGGACAGAAGATACTTTAAACAACAG GAGATTGTTCTGTGGAGAAAAGCTCCAGAGAAGCTGAGGAAAAGAAACTTCCACCAGCGCTACGAGTCGCCTGAGCCGAGAACCCAGCCAGTTAGCGCAGAGCAGCCAGAGATGTGA